The Rhodamnia argentea isolate NSW1041297 chromosome 10, ASM2092103v1, whole genome shotgun sequence sequence GTCTGGGCGCAGGCAGTGGCGCTCGCATCCACGTCTCGTCACGGCAACTGAGTTTTTCGTCTCTTTTGGCTAATCTTTTGATCTATAATTTTCTATTTCCGGCTTGAAATGCtacttctctcccttttttttgttttatatatataaaatattcgGGGGGTTGGAGATTGGGGGAGAGGGTTCTTCAATCTTCTACTCTGCAACAGGAAGAGCATCTTTCACTTTTTAGGGATTGATTTCTTCAGAGCTTGGCGTTCTTTTCTCCAGCAGTCCTTGGATTGGGTTTCAGGGATTGCGTGGTCTCCGGGGTCTTGGGCGATCCTGGTCTTCGATTATTACTCCTCGCTGTTCATCGCTTTCTGTACATAATAtcaatatcatcatcatcatatgtGAATACAATAAGAATTTTGTGCAGGGAATTGAATGATCTTTGGGTCTTGGTCATAGACTTGGTGATTCGAGTGATCATGGGACCAACAAAAACATGGCCTCTCATTGCGTTtcacctttcctttttttttttttttttttggggtatgtTAAGACTGGATTTGGAAGAGTGAAGGATCTGTCTAGTGTCTATTATGGGAACTTCATCAGCAGCCGAAAAGATTCTCGGTATCGTGTTCTTTTTTTCAGAGTCCAAGAGAATCGGAAACTTGTCTGTGTGAGCAATGTGGGGAGATCTGATATGGTGGAAGTTTAGAAGAAAAGACTGACAGACACTGCGATTCTCGACTTGGTCTCTGGGTGTGACAGCACTAAGCAATTTCTGAAAATATAAGGAAAGACTGTCGGCCGCTGTGATATTTCTTGGTATGTGTTGTTGACTGACGTGCGAGGCTAATAACTAGATAAGGACGACAGCCTGGGGAAGGATGCTAAAGAATGAGATGAACACGTAAGACGATATTCCTAGGAAATTGAAACGCACCCAACCGATGAATTCCTGTCTCGGGAAAAGCCATTTGCTTGGAAACAAAGGAATAAGCATTTTTATTATGGTAAAGCGACCACTACGGTACCCGTGGGAGGGCTGTTCCCGAGGGCTTCTTCTCACATGGTGGCCGTCATGCATTTGACGCTTCACGAGGACCGTTAGGAGAAGGTGCATAATGCCGGCCTTTCTTTTGAACTAATGAAACTTTTTTCAGCTTCCATTAGGATCAGGATCTCCGCATCATCCTACGATTCGGGATGTGTTAGTTTCGTGCCTCGTCTGAGCATGCAAAGAAATGTTGGTCCATATAATTCGTCTCGATTGCGTAATGTGTTTTGACGAATGATGCCGTGATGGATTACATCTCGGTCGCGCAAACCCTCCACAACAGAGAGAAGACGATAAACGACACCTATATATCTTAAGGCCATACTGCTCCTCTCAGCAGATGGAATGGTAATCGAATTCCACTGTTTGGAACCTCAAAAGGCTACTCGTGGAAGACCAAGCAAAGCAAGCACAAACATCAACAAAATCTTAGAAGAAATAAACCCTGTTGACAAGCACAAGGATGGAATCCCACATCACTTCGTCTTGAGTTCTCGTGTTGAATAATAACAATTTAGAGAACTCGCAAAGAATGACGAGAAAATGCCCTTTCCATCCCGTTCTCCTTAGTAGTCCCTTCTATATTTCTGACATATATAATGATGTTGCTCCGCCAATTTAGCAGGAACACCTTATTTTACATAACAATCTTACAGCCTTCAAAAATTACCAATAGGGATAATCAATCAGAGAGAGCCCTAATAAGTCAGTGAGTGAAGGCCAGATCGTGACAGGTCTTATCACAGGGGTAAGCGCAATCAATGGCTTTAACAGTTGCTCTATCGAAGAACCAGTCTCCTACGGATTCAGCAACCCCCTGCACGAGAAGAAATTCGGGATATGAATGTGCATAAAATTAGTTATATGCATTTGGAAGCTACGGCATCTCGGCAACATTCACACGAGCACTAACAATCCTaccataaaggaaaaaatggaaaaccacAAGTCTGCAAGGTACCTTCTGCATACAAATTAGTGTGTATTGTTATGTTCCTAAAGATGTTCGCTTGTTTATCATACCTTATTTCCAATAAGGGGAGAATCACTGGCAAACCATGTGTCCTGTCTCTCGGACTGGCAATGAGCAAAACAGGAATTGATAAATAGACCATTTTGATCAGACCTCGAGAAAGTTTTTATTGCTTCGAGCATTTGGTTCCTGAAATCTGCATTATCAAATGGACAAAAGGGAAGACCCCAGTAAGTATTTGGAGGCTGCCCTCAATCTAATGGACAGcataaacaaatcaaattaccTTGAAAGAACTGTATCTGTGACGAGTTACAACGTGCATGGTTCATTTTGCAATCAGTCCAAGTGCCATGAGGATCGGCTGATGGTGGAGCCAAACTTTGTTGGACCTGTTGAAAACATTTCAAGAGACGAGACTTTTTCAGCACCAAAGGGTCCGGAGAATGCAACTATGCCAAGGCGTGGATTTAACACTCCAAAAGAGTAGGCAGTGTTTTATTTTACGAGAAGTTCAATAACAGTTCCATTACACAGTAACccacttttaattttaccagtGAGAAAGAAAAGCAGTTGAAACCATGCGTTTTCAATTGCTAACtcgtttatatatatatgtgtgtgtgtgtgtgtgtgtgtgtgtgtgtgtgttcaagGTAGCAGAGGAGCAATAATGGTTCAACTTCAATGACAGCATCAACCTCTGAACCTTATGATGGCCCTCTCAAAACTAAATGCAACATTAAAAACAGGTTTACCAAGTACAGTTACCACAGGGAAGAACgcacaaaacaagaaaagcttACCTGCCATGCGTCATAGGCGGCATTTAAAAGAAACAGCGGAGTCTTAATGTTTGAAACCAAATTCTGTGGGAAGAagcactgagagagagagagagagagagagagagtgtaagGTAGGGGCACTCTGCAACAACGATGAAATTTTCCATAGTGAGTAGAGAAGTTAAGAGAAGAGTACCGAAGTTGGATCCAGATGGCTGGTACAGGTACTAGGCAGATTTTCTTTCACATCCTAAAACAGTAAACCGGAATTATAAAATTGGAAAACCGAGATATGCAAAGATGACAAAGTCATTCAATCGTTCACCACCCAACTTTATCTAGAGAACAGAGTCACTAGCATAAATTACCACACCCATTAAGTTAACATATAGGCTAGGCCCATATGAAGAATTCTTGTAAACTCCATTAGCATCAGtcacaaataaaaattagaaacccTGAAGGAAAGCTACTATAAATTTCAAGGAGCAGTGAAATGCAACCTGCAAGGTGACTACACCATTGAACATACTCCGAAGAGCATGGCCCCCAGAAACATCTACTCTGCATTGAGGAATAAAAAACTCTCAGACAAACAAAAACTCTAAGCCATTTGATGAAGACACTAAGAACCCAAAAGGGAGCTTCGTACGCATCAAGGAACATTCCCGCATCACTTAAGCATTTCACTTTGGTAGTCTTTGGGAATAAGGTGCCGAACTCGTCGCAGTGCAATATAGATGCTAGACCCCCAGCAGAGCATCCAGAAAGAAGAGCCTGCGAAAATCTAATGATGAATTGACTGAAGCTGAGAAAGGCTGAAAGCAATTGGAGGAAGTCTCAAAAACCTGATCGGCATTCTTCATTCCCTTGGACATCAACTCGTCGATTGCTGCCAACCAGATTTGCTGTCCTCGAAAGTAGAGCTGCGCAGCCtgaaatgataaaaaattattcaggtAAACTCCCAATAAGTTAAATTGCTTTTACGCTTTGATTTAGAAAACACACATGCCCATGAGCAAACGCACACTCCCGTGAGCATGCCATGCACACACAACTTGTGTGTGCACTTGTGTGTGAAATTGGCAGTAATCAATGACTTGCTTCCTAAGGATTAGAATGCAGCTAAAAGAGGTCATGTATACAGGAAGATGATTGAAAGTTCCCCTATCAGGGAATGTGCCAGCGTGCCACACAGAAGCAGGTGTGTTTCATGTACCATTTAAATATTTGGCTGGCCTATGATGTAGACTCTTATGACTGTACACTAAGACAACAACAGTAGTCATTTCAACCAAACAATAGAGAATACAAAAGCTTAGAATCTTCCAGCCAACCTCATCCTGGCCTGCTCCATTGAAAGAAGCCCCATCGCAATACCGGATCTTTACTCTGTTCCAATTGAAAAAATCTGCCAGCAAAGCATAATCTCTCCATATGACATTTCCAATTTGAATAAACTAAAGCAAATAATCGCTTTGAGACAGATTGAATCGTCAACGGATTTCAAATACCAGGGTTTTCTTCAGCTTTATTACTCAATATTCCTGTGAAAGGTAATTGCTTCTCCATAAACTTTGATGAACCACGACGAGTAGTTTTTCTGTAAACACAATTCCTCACTGTATTGCACCATCCCCCGCCCTACATTAATGTAGGACAACATAAAACAGCTTCTAGAAAAtacagagagaaaaaaaaaatcaagaagcaGAGTGCTATGAAGAACTGAGAGAGAAAACCAAGCAGAAGGGAAGAAATAACATAAGCTTGCAAAACTAACTAGCCGAAGTATGCTCTTTCAAATCATATAACATAAAATCCATTCATCAAACCTCTAAATGGACGAGCCAACTGTTTGCACCCGATCCAGAGCCTCTGTCAAGATGATAACCAGGCAATGTACCATCTAAGCAGACTGAACATTGTAGAACAAGATTAAATAAGAACCTCAAACATCAATATTCAGCTTCCAATACTGTCAAAAAccaccagaaaaaagaaaaactccgtCATTCTACAGTGAGCTCAaacgaaaaagggaaaacaaccAATTGCACGAGGGGCATAGGAACAGAAAAGTGGATCAACCGAAACAAAAAATCTCGAAGAAATAAGACGCAAGCCCGTCTTGATTATGTGCGCAATAATCAATGTCTGGAAAAGGGAGAACAGACTTTAACCAGGGACACCAAATAATGCAGCTTAATAAACAAGGAAGACCATAATCTTGTCAATCCATAAGTTGCTTACGAATGAAGCGAACCCAGTCTACTCCATACACAGAAACACCTCTTATGagtaaaaagtcataaaaaatggaaaaggaggtCAAGAAAAGTCTTACCAGCTCCGTTAGCAGCAGCACCCTGAATGAGAGTGAGGCCAACCATGAGGGGCTGCGAAGTGGAGGACGAGACTGCATCGCTCTCCAAGTAAGAAAGGAGACTCTCCCTTTCCCCGAAATCCTCAAGACCCTCCTCAGATCTGCACGATGCAAACCCAAAAGCGAAACACAGAAACCATCCCAACATCATCCCTCTCAGCTTCAGCTCCATTCTTGCTTTTTGCCTCTCTCTGCGCAGGCTCTCAAGAAccctcctttcctttcctttccttggGGTACTTTTCACTGCTAGCACCACAGTCGCCTGCAGGAAACAATCATTCTTCGGTGGATTATTTTATAGGAAAAAATGTCCGAGCCCAAGGCGtggtttttccctttctttttttttttttgggtcagacaaGGCGGGGTTGTCTTGTCGCTACTTCGATACTTTCCATAGCGGGAagatttctctttccttttttttagttgAGAAGCGAAAGGAAAATTCATATTCTGCAGGCTCTTTCCAAAACTTTGCAGCTTGCCGATATCTCCTGGATTCTGTTTTCCTAATGAGGAGACTATGAGAATTCACGCCATCGCGCGACCTCAAAAAAAAATGCAGGATCTTCAGCTCCAAACGAAACGAAACcaacaagaaaaagcaaagcttTATCGGCTTCTTCGGCTGAAGAAGAAATCTTTggctttttcttctgtttttaatTGCTAATGCGATAGCGAGGGGTGGTGCTCTGTTGTTCATTGGAGTGCAACGGAACTagaaaaggattaaaaaaaagcaatttttattttttgggtatgAACAAGAATCACATATGCATATAGAGCCGTTGTCGTCTTCTCCGGATTCTTTCTTCGTAAATTTCCTCCCTCCCGTCACTCTCGTGCAATCCTTACATACGCCCTCTATACATTGGAAAACCAGACAGCTATGCGAATTCTAAATGTGCCTTAAGCTCACGTAAATCAACATATATATATCTGTATAGAGGGAAAAACTGACAGTTATGTGGATTTTAAATGTGCCTTAAGCTCACGTAAatcaacatatatatatatattcgaatCAACGGATGTGATGACTCGTAGTTGTGTGGTCAAAATGACTCGTGTTAATTCATATAAGATCTGCCATCAGCCATTTCTAATAATCGAAATTCAATTTAGCATGTATAGCAATAACTTTCTCAATCTAAACATTTTCGGCTGTCTTTCCCTCTTTTGCACCGACAACAACTACCAATTACAGTgtcacaatttttttcattagacTATATAACCTAGTTTCTTGGGAAATCGACCCACGATGATACCTTTTTAGCCAATCGATCTATAATCTTGCAAAACTAAGTAGTTACAGCCGTGTTCAGATGGActtctacttttttttcttttttttccaattttatcttAATATAAATGTTGTGATCCTGTACATTTCGACTCTTTCTGATTCTAAAAACTCGAAACGATATACAAATGTCAATACTTAGATTCGCATATATTTTGCTTGATGATTTTATAACATATGAAATTTCAtatgggaaagaagaaaaacttctcgtcaaatttaattctaaacaaacaaagccaacgcagagagagagagagagagagagagagagagagagatttcatcCTGGTTTGCGCCGAATGCCACTAGTTCAGGTTCAGGACCGAGAGCGATGGGTCTTTGCACCCACCTAACCAGCGTGCCGTATCTATAACCTAAAATATTCTTTAATTTGCACGTCCACATTTATCCTTCTATAGGGGAACCTTCTGATCTATGCGCACCCCATTAATCGCATTCCAATCATGTGCTTAAAATCAAACAACTGCCTTTAGATTTGTGAAACTCGTGTGTTCGGATCTGCATCGCTCGTTTCAGCAGTATCTGTTGCCGTACAATACAGTATGTCAATAGCATTTCCTCCTCTTTTAACCAAATTTTCCTCCTACAATATGGTCAACAAAGACATTGACCAAAATCAAATGGAACTTGGGAACATAGAAGAAATTGTAATCCTGCGTAGTTCGTAACCACTAAATAACATCACTCTCCCCTGAAAAACAAATGGGGTAAGAACCATACCTGACGTGATAAGCTGGAAAAACTTTATTGCAGCAAACTCAGGGTCTGCGAGGCGAGCTGGTCAACTTGCTCAAAAGAGGAAAACTATTTCCTAATACAAGAGCTGGGACAGGATTGCATACCATAATTATTGCACAAATAAAGAATCAATACAGAAAtgcaagaataaaaaagaatggtGCTTCAAAAGATTGAGCCGCTCGACACCATTGCGGCACCATCGTCTTCATGGCCAAACTGATAGCGCTCATACACTTTAAACAACAACTCTCTGCAAGGCACAACGGCCCCGATCTTGATGCAAGCCAAGAAAGTGCCTGAAAGCTTGCGATGGAGACTGTAGGCCTCATCAGGTGGTGGTGTAAGCCTGTGCCTCAACATGGTCGCCCCCAAGTTCGAAATGCTTTGAGTGATATTAGAGGAACGGAAGTCATATCCACCAGTCTTCGAGAATGGCAATCCAACCACAAAGCCACCCTGAACATGAGCATCTAACATGACAACTGACTCCTCTCCTGTGAGAAACCCAAGTCTCTGGGACATCTCAATGACTGCATCTCTATCTTGATTTGCACAGGCAACAACCTAATCAAGCATTAAGAGAAAGTCAGCTTAGTCCAAACCTTAAGAAGATTGTTCTACAAATCAATCCAGCAGTTCTAGCAGTGTTTCACAAGTGGAGTAGCATTGCTCAAAGTAGTTCGAATGAATCTCAAAACTCAAGTGAATACCAGTTGAAAACACTGGCATTAACAGCAAGCACATTGTAATGACCCTCATTGAAAGCTCATAGCATGAGTAAAAATCACTTCAAGCCGCATGATGATGCCAAGGTTCACTTGAACCTTTGACAGCAACAGATGGCAATTGTGGATTTCCTACTATATGTCATGAAGCATAGAATTCCAGGAACAAAGGGAAAGTCGAGAGAGAAACAACGAATTCACCATGCGTAGATAGTCATCCACAAAACTCTTAGGGTAATCACGAGCGGCTCCGAAGTCAATGAGATTAATTGTTCTTGTAGCCTCATCATACAAAAAGTTGCTCCAGTTAGGATCAGTCTGCATCAGGCGAGCATGTTATAAGCAAAGGATGACAAGAGTAAATTATTAACAGAAAGCTCCTCAATAAAACTCCTGATATGGCCAAGCTCTCTCCCTCGTCACTGGGGTAGGATGACTCTCAAAGAAAGAACCGTATGGAAGGATTTCTCTATGAACAACCATATAAAGATTCTGCCGGACTGGcagaagaacaaaaaagttcaagaatgtGTTTTAATTAACTACAGACAGCAGAGTATCCCAAAGTTACTGAAAACCAAGCAACTGCTCGATCCAACTATGATTTCCCCTCCTCCAACATAAACTTTGTATATGAGTTTGCCAGTAGCCAAGTTTTATAGCGGAGGTAACTGTAATGAGAAGGCCAGACGGAAGTGGGACTTCATAAGGAATGAACTTAACCATGTCAAAAGGCACACCAAAATTCTCTCCCACCATGAATGGTGCTCTTTAAGTTAATTTGTAACTTACTAATGAAACAGCCTTTATAAGTCAGGCacaatgttctcctcctttatcaGTCGGCACAAAGTTCTAGCTTCTAAgacaaaaaattcaagtgtGTGAGTGTAGGGAAAGTATCTGGGTAAACCTAGGTTTGAACACATATCGCAGATGAAACAAAAGAGGTAGCTAAAGAAGAGCTTGCCTGCATGAAACGGAAGACAAATAGCTCCATTAAGGTGATTTCAAGCAACTTATTCCCAACATAATTACGAGTTTCTTGGTCAAGTAATGCCACCTTATCAATTGGAACACCTGCCACATAGGAGGAAACTCATCATTATGTCATTGACAGTGTTTACTTCCAATACTTCTCCAATCAAGCCTCACCTATCCAACAACAATCAATAACCAAatgtgaaaaagagaaaatattcgATTCTAGTCCAGCAAAAGGAAATACTATGATTTCTATTACAGTTAGGACAGCATATGCAGGATGGTTTGAAAATTACATCCCAATAATACTGTGAAATTCAAGATTTAGTCTTAACAGCACGCTATACAATGACCGCATTGACTAGAAATTTACATTGTGCGGCCACTATTGCAGTCCAAACCAGTAGAACCATTTTTCTACAGCAGAAAGCAATAACACAGTGCAAGGAACTTCAATAAAAGACAAGTCTAAAATGATTGATACCTTGAAACACTGATTTTGCTATTCTGCAGATCTGCCATATTGTGCAGTAGCAGTTACATGAGCAGCAGTTTTAATCATTGGCCAAATTTCTCCAAGTACTTTTCACGAAGATGGTAATCAGAATATAAAGAATCTACCTAATAAGTTTCTTCAAATATTAGTCTAAGTTCTCTGCATTCAATCAAAATTACCTTAAAAATCAGCTAATCATCTCCACAGACAAGGTTTTAAGGTCTGTCCTTCCCATTCCACGCGTTCTTCTAGTACTAAGCAGGGAAATACAGAGCTTCAAAAACTCAAATCAAGCTCTTTAAGCATCAGTTTCAtccatttcttaaacccttacAATGAAGCATTCTAGTTTGCTGTATACTCCACATGAGTGAGAACATAAGGATATCGACAAATTTAGTGCTGAAAAAATTTAATCCAGTTCCCTTCCCATTCTTTCTATATCCTGTGTTTTACCAGTGCATTCAAATCACAGGTCCCATCGTTTTATGTTCCCCCTTCTGTTCACAGTGATGTTGCTCCCATTTTACTATAATTGAACAAGCAGCCAAGAAGGTAGTAGATTAGTATCCATCAACAGTAGAAGTACTAACTGCTGAACTGCTACAGTATACCATCAGAGCAGTCATTCATAAAAAGTATAGTACCTTGAACAAGCTCCGTAGTCAGAACTCTCTTGCTTGAAATGTTATCCAACACCATTGGCACATAAAACCCTTTCATGCCAGATAGAAGGTCTCGAAACCTTTTTTGATTACTTGCCTCTAGTTCGTAGTCACATTCACGAGACAATTCCTCTTTAGCCACCTGCGAGAAGTATTGGGAATAAATTTACCCACTGATTTTGCAATTCCCCTCCTACGTGTTGATAGTCAACCTTCTAGTGACCAAGATTAGTGGGTTTCTTAAGAATTAAAAGAAGAGTCTGCAGACTCCATTCAATTCAACATCTCACGGTGTATCCTTAGGTAAACAAAAACAATTAAATTAAAGATAATGATTTGTTCTAGCAGGGGTGCATGGAGGTCAAAGGTCCTCCCAATCACTCCCAGCAGTATAGGGACATTGAtactaagaaaataaaaacaaacatttAGTTACCTTCATAGCCCTGTCGAGATAAAGTCCTTTTGGAATCAAATTTGTATAATCCAAAAGAAGTTTTACATTCTCAATGTCACTCTCAATACTATTTGCAACACCAGGATATTGAATTTTCATTGCAACCTGCAGGCCCTCCTTCGTTACAGCTCGATGAACCTGAAATCATTCTAAGAACTGTAAGGACGAGATTATCAAGCCCAAACAAGATTACACAGAGCTGCCCTATGAGGGCTATCCATCTTGTGGGATTTCGTGAAAGATTAGAGCGGTCAGGTTTTAGATTAGACAAATCTTCATAGGATATATACAAGAATTAGAGGAGAAGTAGAAATATATGAACATGAGATTTCTGAAGAGAATGAGGCAACATGGCGTTTGAAAAAGGGACAAAACACAAGACCAACGATAAAGAAGACAGGAGAGCAAAAAACATCCAATAGAAGGtgtctcaattaaaaaaaatgctaaatgaAATGTGAAGTTCGTATAATATTTGGGAGGGGAAGCTCGCCCTTGACCCTCCAGAGATTCAGAAAGACAATAACATAAAAGCAGCAGAAGTTTCAAACTTAGAGACAGCATATGGAAAGAGGTACAATGTAAAGAGAGACAGATGCTAATCAAATTAGACATAATCAAAACTACTCAATTTTGATGACCTGGCCAATGCTTGCTGCAG is a genomic window containing:
- the LOC115747668 gene encoding pectin acetylesterase 3-like yields the protein MELKLRGMMLGWFLCFAFGFASCRSEEGLEDFGERESLLSYLESDAVSSSTSQPLMVGLTLIQGAAANGAVCLDGTLPGYHLDRGSGSGANSWLVHLEGGGWCNTVRNCVYRKTTRRGSSKFMEKQLPFTGILSNKAEENPDFFNWNRVKIRYCDGASFNGAGQDEAAQLYFRGQQIWLAAIDELMSKGMKNADQALLSGCSAGGLASILHCDEFGTLFPKTTKVKCLSDAGMFLDAVDVSGGHALRSMFNGVVTLQDVKENLPSTCTSHLDPTSCFFPQNLVSNIKTPLFLLNAAYDAWQVQQSLAPPSADPHGTWTDCKMNHARCNSSQIQFFQDFRNQMLEAIKTFSRSDQNGLFINSCFAHCQSERQDTWFASDSPLIGNKGVAESVGDWFFDRATVKAIDCAYPCDKTCHDLAFTH
- the LOC115747667 gene encoding protein ABC transporter 1, mitochondrial, yielding MRMAWLKDLNRLVNGLSLVAREIAKRSPVIETARNGDIEGLIRSTAKQALVSATDLSGLTRGKVRDFSRPRPMESVVYFDRSAEAAQSSGDLERKHPIGDDREVDNAEVVRANDPGSQADRNADETCSSVEELDDQGVSEGNKSHNLAEEVNVVDVGGGEMVVPPPPAKRRKPRERRVPATPFSRGLGFAGLGAGLAWGMIQESTRRLVYGSPQEQDKQSALSPFLTKSNAERLAVALCRMRGAALKLGQMLSIQDESLVPAPMLAALDIVRQGADVMPRSQLNQVLDAELGPNWTSKLSSFDYEPLAAASIGQVHRAVTKEGLQVAMKIQYPGVANSIESDIENVKLLLDYTNLIPKGLYLDRAMKVAKEELSRECDYELEASNQKRFRDLLSGMKGFYVPMVLDNISSKRVLTTELVQGVPIDKVALLDQETRNYVGNKLLEITLMELFVFRFMQTDPNWSNFLYDEATRTINLIDFGAARDYPKSFVDDYLRMVVACANQDRDAVIEMSQRLGFLTGEESVVMLDAHVQGGFVVGLPFSKTGGYDFRSSNITQSISNLGATMLRHRLTPPPDEAYSLHRKLSGTFLACIKIGAVVPCRELLFKVYERYQFGHEDDGAAMVSSGSIF